A genomic window from Sulfurospirillum multivorans DSM 12446 includes:
- a CDS encoding Opr family porin — MKIHFSRIVAAVVLGSSLGFAAEATTLEEVFTQGELTGTVGWFGVNNDRKGGSVDDGFSNGYLNVGFVTAPYNGVSLGVSGWGSVKTSEKNDDDFKNAIADRSALSEAYIKVEHEGLGALVLGRQAVDFNWLTDYVDGVSAEITAVENLVLSMAWARRQAVIDIDEISESFTKMNGNDGIYMLEAKYTPIEALELNPYLYYGSDLLSAYGLKATLSLEPSEEVKTTTMAHYVSVSSDVVDVKDGSFMQLEQGVEVAGFNLGLGYMKTDKDGTGGIESFGDQSPFEEGNYVFATDAKTPYVRAEYELEGVKLSALYGQTKYEDAGLKFKEKELDVSVGYEIVKNLEASLIYVNIDNDDNAQSYDAFKAHIAYTF; from the coding sequence ATGAAAATACATTTTTCACGTATTGTCGCGGCGGTTGTTTTGGGGAGTTCACTGGGTTTTGCTGCAGAAGCAACCACTTTAGAAGAGGTTTTCACACAAGGTGAACTTACAGGAACCGTGGGCTGGTTTGGCGTTAATAACGATCGTAAAGGCGGCAGCGTCGATGATGGTTTTTCCAATGGCTATTTGAATGTGGGTTTTGTTACCGCACCTTATAATGGTGTAAGCCTAGGTGTTTCGGGTTGGGGCAGTGTGAAAACCAGCGAGAAAAACGATGACGATTTCAAAAATGCCATCGCTGATCGCAGCGCACTTTCTGAAGCGTACATCAAAGTGGAGCACGAAGGTTTAGGTGCGCTTGTTCTGGGTCGCCAAGCGGTGGACTTTAACTGGTTAACGGATTACGTCGATGGTGTCAGCGCTGAAATCACTGCGGTGGAAAACTTAGTGCTCAGCATGGCATGGGCACGCAGACAAGCGGTCATTGACATCGATGAAATTTCGGAATCTTTTACCAAAATGAACGGCAATGATGGCATCTACATGCTCGAAGCCAAATACACACCGATCGAGGCTTTGGAGCTTAATCCGTATCTTTATTACGGGAGTGACCTTTTAAGCGCGTATGGTTTGAAAGCAACACTGAGCCTAGAGCCAAGTGAAGAGGTCAAAACCACAACGATGGCGCATTATGTGAGTGTAAGTAGCGATGTGGTCGATGTCAAAGATGGCTCTTTTATGCAGTTGGAACAAGGTGTGGAAGTTGCAGGATTCAACCTCGGTCTTGGTTACATGAAAACCGATAAAGACGGAACAGGTGGCATTGAGTCATTTGGCGATCAATCTCCGTTTGAAGAGGGAAATTATGTCTTTGCAACCGATGCAAAAACACCGTATGTTCGCGCCGAATACGAACTTGAAGGGGTCAAACTCTCTGCACTGTATGGTCAAACCAAGTATGAAGACGCAGGTTTAAAATTCAAAGAAAAAGAGCTTGATGTAAGCGTTGGTTATGAGATCGTTAAAAACCTTGAAGCCTCTTTGATCTACGTGAACATTGACAACGATGATAACGCTCAAAGTTACGATGCTTTTAAAGCGCACATCGCTTATACTTTTTAA
- a CDS encoding HMA2 domain-containing protein — protein MNVTAEKLVELGSYFSIVHHIKGRIRLRVSPKIKEHKHHVGIEDIEALPARINGIKSIKINKMIGSLTIEYDSAIFPDHLWENLVKGEKLDEIITIIDQLAKEIV, from the coding sequence ATGAACGTTACAGCAGAAAAACTTGTTGAACTTGGAAGCTATTTTTCCATTGTTCATCACATCAAAGGGCGTATTCGTTTGCGCGTGAGTCCTAAGATTAAAGAGCATAAGCATCACGTCGGTATTGAAGACATCGAAGCATTGCCTGCTCGCATTAATGGCATCAAATCGATTAAGATTAACAAAATGATTGGCTCTTTAACGATCGAGTATGACTCCGCTATTTTTCCCGATCATTTGTGGGAAAATTTAGTCAAAGGCGAAAAGCTCGATGAAATTATAACGATCATAGACCAACTCGCAAAGGAGATTGTCTGA
- a CDS encoding heavy metal translocating P-type ATPase: protein MLKIAIKSHVQGRVRIKSEYFSSANEAQLFTLLQPFVQEFRHNALARSLILVYDHTQTSLEALLALISNHFNLKLPPSTTVTVLEESYCPSCTSCSRCEVAAKHPQTWRHKLITFGVLSGYALYLFIKETLLGIVVVASPFSLTAAVALFAAIPLLQEAYSDVKAKRFTLQSFMAFSLIAAIFGGEVMAAFEIIYILRGGMLLEEYTAEKSKRQIHNLIALEMKKAYVLVDDVELEVDLESIKEGDIVVSRSGEKIPVDGEIIDGKAEIDEASINGRSEPAFKEKGDVVYANTLLHRGRIYIRVSAIGENTYLSRVIAKVEASLALKSPSELSADRLAAKLLKLGTFLTGATFLVTGSWLRAFSVMIVMSCPCATILAASTAISAGIARGAKQGILIKGGESLELVAQSEAFCFDKTGTLTTGQPRLVETHLHKGVSLEELITYAARAEQRNHHPIAEAILKEAKHLGITCNDEEPSEILPGLGVKLVHQGTVILVGNAKLLTQNSVNVTALHRVAQRHLELGQTVVYVSVGTNVLGCMAFEHEVREGTQAMLEGLKARGVKHLVLLTGDEVKVAHAFGEKYGFDEIYANVMPEEKADVIKALKAKYRRVVMVGDGINDTIAMSVSDVAISFASGGSEAAIEVSNIAITNSNPRDILKLYDLSSQSLHVIAQNYWIGTSTNLASVAFAAFGALSPVMAGAMHIAHTVGIMANSSRIAWGIDNNS from the coding sequence ATGCTCAAAATAGCCATTAAAAGCCACGTTCAAGGTCGCGTTAGAATCAAATCAGAGTACTTTAGCTCAGCAAACGAAGCGCAACTCTTCACCTTGCTTCAGCCCTTCGTTCAAGAATTTCGACACAATGCTCTTGCTCGTTCACTGATTTTAGTCTATGATCACACCCAAACAAGCCTCGAAGCTCTTTTAGCGCTGATTTCCAATCACTTCAATTTAAAATTACCCCCATCAACGACGGTTACAGTGTTAGAAGAGAGCTATTGTCCTTCCTGTACCAGCTGTTCGCGTTGTGAAGTCGCCGCGAAACATCCTCAGACGTGGAGACACAAACTCATCACTTTTGGCGTGCTCTCAGGCTACGCGCTGTACCTGTTTATCAAAGAGACGCTTTTGGGCATCGTCGTAGTGGCTAGCCCTTTTTCTCTAACTGCCGCCGTTGCTTTATTTGCGGCGATTCCACTGCTTCAAGAAGCTTACAGCGATGTTAAAGCCAAACGTTTTACGCTTCAATCGTTTATGGCATTTTCACTCATCGCTGCGATCTTTGGGGGCGAAGTGATGGCAGCATTTGAGATCATCTATATTTTACGTGGCGGCATGCTTTTAGAAGAGTACACCGCCGAAAAATCCAAACGACAGATTCACAATTTGATCGCTTTGGAGATGAAAAAAGCGTATGTTTTAGTCGATGATGTCGAATTGGAAGTGGATTTAGAGAGCATCAAAGAGGGCGATATTGTGGTTTCTAGAAGTGGTGAGAAAATTCCCGTTGATGGCGAAATCATCGACGGCAAAGCCGAGATCGACGAAGCTTCCATCAATGGGCGCAGTGAGCCTGCTTTTAAAGAAAAAGGCGATGTGGTGTATGCCAATACGCTGTTGCATCGTGGACGCATCTACATTCGGGTGAGTGCCATTGGGGAAAATACCTATCTCTCCCGTGTCATCGCCAAAGTCGAAGCCTCTTTAGCCCTCAAATCACCGAGTGAACTCTCCGCCGATCGTTTGGCGGCAAAACTGCTTAAATTAGGAACGTTCTTAACGGGTGCTACCTTCTTGGTGACAGGTTCATGGCTGCGAGCCTTTTCGGTGATGATCGTCATGTCCTGCCCGTGCGCAACGATTTTGGCGGCGAGTACGGCGATTAGTGCGGGGATTGCCAGAGGTGCGAAGCAGGGTATTCTCATCAAAGGGGGCGAGAGTTTGGAGCTGGTCGCGCAAAGTGAAGCGTTCTGTTTTGATAAAACAGGCACACTCACCACCGGTCAACCTCGCCTTGTTGAGACGCATCTACACAAAGGGGTGAGTTTGGAAGAACTTATCACTTACGCAGCACGCGCAGAACAGCGCAATCACCATCCTATCGCAGAAGCCATCCTCAAAGAAGCGAAGCATTTGGGCATTACATGTAACGATGAAGAGCCAAGTGAAATCCTTCCTGGACTAGGGGTAAAACTGGTGCATCAAGGCACAGTGATCTTGGTTGGAAATGCCAAATTACTCACTCAAAATAGCGTTAATGTGACCGCATTGCACCGTGTTGCACAACGCCATTTGGAACTGGGGCAAACGGTTGTTTACGTGAGTGTGGGCACAAACGTCTTAGGCTGTATGGCGTTTGAACACGAGGTGCGCGAGGGCACGCAAGCGATGCTTGAAGGGCTTAAAGCACGAGGGGTTAAACATCTGGTACTGCTTACGGGCGATGAAGTAAAAGTCGCGCATGCTTTTGGTGAAAAATACGGTTTTGATGAGATCTACGCCAACGTGATGCCCGAAGAAAAAGCGGACGTCATCAAAGCGCTCAAAGCCAAATACCGCCGCGTTGTGATGGTGGGCGATGGCATTAACGATACGATTGCGATGAGTGTGTCTGATGTCGCGATCTCTTTTGCGAGCGGTGGCAGTGAAGCCGCCATTGAAGTCTCCAATATCGCGATTACAAACAGTAACCCTCGTGATATTCTCAAGCTCTATGACCTCTCCTCTCAAAGCTTACATGTAATCGCTCAAAACTACTGGATCGGCACTTCCACCAACCTAGCCTCTGTTGCATTTGCCGCCTTTGGAGCACTCTCTCCTGTGATGGCAGGAGCGATGCACATCGCCCATACCGTTGGCATCATGGCAAACTCTTCCCGCATAGCTTGGGGCATTGATAATAATTCTTAA
- a CDS encoding heavy metal translocating P-type ATPase, which produces MHKTRLIHQTSQRLRYVTPALKQINTHSLTTDLKVIAGVREVRINSKIGSVVFEGENLNAEALLAHLQTIDISKYQICDASINACFNDHDEGPSLKGIVRSSMALAFQPFIPQPKIKLAVSTLASLPLLKEGMIELFSEGLTSKVLEAMAVGVSLARRDYAAANSTNLMLEIGEYIEETTVHKSDDLIKELAKPNVDEAWVEVEENGKCTEKRISTSEVKVGDIVIVGAGDTIPIDGHIIDGTASINQVSMTGEAEPVKKERGGRVISGTIVEAGRIRIWAEQVGDDTATQRIRHYIKSSLDEKSAIGLKATHLADKLVPITLGMAGLSYLIRRDMASVAAVLQADYSCALKLATPVAFKNSLSIAGHHGILIKGAKALEALSHVDTFIFDKTGTLTHGELEVVEIYSFDKAWSKDAILNLTASAEEHYFHPVAEAVVKAAKERGFVHMHHEEVEFIVAHGVRTQINGKEAIIGSRHFLEEDEQVSFSEHEAKIEKCLENGKILLYIAYDNKLLGTIGMVDRVRANAKEALLKLRKLGAKEIVMLTGDVEDKAQALAKELGIDTVYARLLPTDKSNIVQALKESGKHVAFIGDGINDAPALMNANVGISMYKGADIAKATADISLLKDDIDAVVEAKILANKTMARIQSNFNATVGINSFILMGAAVGLLSPVKTAFLHNGTTIGLLLNSMQKIRIEKS; this is translated from the coding sequence ATGCACAAAACACGCCTGATTCACCAAACGTCCCAGCGACTGCGTTATGTAACTCCTGCGCTTAAGCAGATCAATACGCATAGTCTTACCACGGATTTGAAGGTCATCGCGGGTGTGCGTGAGGTTCGTATCAATTCTAAAATTGGCTCGGTTGTTTTTGAGGGTGAAAACCTGAACGCCGAAGCGCTTTTAGCACACCTTCAAACGATTGATATTTCAAAATATCAAATCTGTGATGCCTCGATAAACGCGTGTTTTAATGACCACGACGAGGGTCCAAGCCTCAAAGGCATTGTGCGCTCAAGTATGGCACTAGCCTTTCAGCCATTCATTCCTCAGCCCAAGATTAAGTTAGCCGTGAGTACCCTTGCAAGTTTACCCCTTTTAAAAGAGGGAATGATTGAGCTTTTTAGCGAAGGGTTAACCTCTAAAGTCCTCGAAGCGATGGCGGTCGGTGTCTCTTTAGCCCGTCGTGATTACGCCGCGGCCAATAGTACGAATCTGATGCTTGAAATCGGTGAATACATCGAAGAGACCACGGTACACAAAAGCGATGATCTCATCAAAGAACTCGCCAAACCTAATGTGGACGAGGCGTGGGTCGAAGTTGAAGAGAACGGGAAATGCACGGAAAAACGTATCAGTACCTCTGAGGTTAAAGTCGGCGACATCGTCATTGTAGGTGCTGGAGATACGATTCCGATTGATGGGCATATCATCGATGGAACCGCGTCGATCAATCAAGTTTCGATGACGGGCGAAGCAGAGCCTGTGAAAAAAGAGCGCGGTGGACGGGTTATCTCAGGTACCATTGTCGAAGCAGGGCGTATTCGCATCTGGGCGGAGCAAGTAGGCGATGACACGGCAACGCAACGCATCAGACACTACATCAAAAGCTCCCTCGATGAAAAGTCAGCCATTGGTCTTAAAGCCACGCACTTAGCCGATAAACTCGTTCCCATTACCTTAGGAATGGCAGGACTTTCGTATCTGATACGTCGTGATATGGCAAGTGTTGCGGCAGTTTTGCAAGCAGACTACTCGTGTGCGCTCAAACTCGCCACACCCGTTGCGTTTAAAAATTCGCTCTCCATTGCAGGGCATCATGGCATCCTCATCAAAGGGGCAAAAGCACTCGAAGCGCTTTCGCATGTCGATACGTTTATTTTCGATAAAACGGGCACGCTGACGCACGGTGAGCTCGAAGTGGTCGAGATTTATTCGTTCGATAAAGCGTGGAGTAAAGATGCGATTTTAAATCTCACGGCAAGTGCCGAAGAGCACTATTTCCACCCTGTCGCTGAAGCCGTCGTCAAAGCGGCGAAAGAGCGTGGATTTGTGCACATGCACCATGAAGAGGTTGAGTTTATCGTAGCGCACGGCGTTCGCACACAGATCAACGGCAAAGAGGCGATCATCGGAAGTCGTCACTTCTTGGAAGAAGATGAGCAGGTCTCTTTTAGCGAACACGAAGCTAAGATCGAAAAGTGTTTGGAAAATGGCAAAATTTTGCTCTATATCGCGTATGATAACAAGCTTTTAGGCACCATTGGTATGGTTGATCGTGTACGCGCCAATGCCAAAGAAGCCCTTTTGAAACTAAGAAAATTAGGGGCAAAAGAGATCGTTATGCTTACAGGTGACGTGGAAGATAAAGCGCAAGCCTTAGCCAAAGAGCTGGGCATTGACACGGTGTATGCAAGACTGCTACCGACCGATAAATCCAACATCGTGCAAGCGCTCAAAGAGAGTGGCAAGCATGTCGCGTTTATAGGCGATGGCATCAATGACGCCCCCGCACTTATGAACGCCAATGTAGGCATTAGCATGTACAAAGGCGCTGACATCGCCAAAGCAACGGCAGATATTAGCTTGCTCAAAGATGACATCGATGCGGTTGTGGAAGCCAAAATCTTGGCGAATAAAACGATGGCGCGCATTCAGAGTAACTTTAACGCTACCGTTGGCATCAATAGTTTTATCTTAATGGGTGCGGCGGTGGGCTTACTCAGTCCTGTAAAAACAGCCTTTTTGCATAATGGAACGACGATTGGATTATTACTCAATTCCATGCAAAAAATTCGTATCGAAAAAAGCTAA
- a CDS encoding ferritin-like domain-containing protein, with the protein MKVTPPVHENKALEEALQRAFDDEVKAYETYSAVIEKFGAVTPFVNIIQAEQTHQKALLAVASAHNIALTTTVPERITLPSTLRECYELGVAAEIQNIQLYDELLLHVNEYPEVQDVFYRLQAASYNNHLPAFRNAVTSYASSTAAPESMAALEGMMGQWGELSQMAQKIAKGEINQEEITKLLSTNFSFIAGALIGAVGASVLGGIIAPDEETTTEDEKPEA; encoded by the coding sequence ATGAAAGTAACCCCACCCGTGCACGAAAACAAAGCGCTAGAAGAGGCGCTACAACGCGCGTTTGATGATGAAGTCAAAGCGTATGAGACGTACAGTGCGGTCATTGAAAAATTTGGCGCTGTTACACCTTTTGTCAATATCATTCAAGCCGAACAGACCCACCAAAAAGCCCTTTTAGCCGTTGCATCGGCGCATAACATCGCACTTACGACTACTGTGCCAGAGAGGATTACGCTTCCTAGCACCCTTCGTGAATGTTATGAACTAGGTGTCGCCGCAGAGATTCAAAATATCCAGCTTTACGATGAACTTCTTTTACATGTAAACGAATATCCAGAGGTTCAAGATGTTTTTTACAGGCTTCAAGCCGCTTCATACAATAACCATTTACCCGCGTTTCGAAACGCCGTGACATCCTATGCTTCCTCCACTGCTGCACCAGAGTCGATGGCGGCACTTGAAGGCATGATGGGACAATGGGGCGAACTCAGCCAAATGGCACAAAAAATTGCCAAAGGTGAGATCAACCAAGAGGAGATCACTAAGCTCTTAAGCACCAATTTTTCGTTTATCGCAGGAGCCCTCATCGGCGCTGTGGGAGCAAGTGTACTCGGCGGCATCATCGCCCCTGATGAAGAGACCACGACAGAAGATGAAAAACCAGAAGCCTAA
- a CDS encoding Fur family transcriptional regulator produces the protein MSANLLEEQENFCSSSFEHFYTHFLKLTAKAGIRHSAKRELLLRALYECDVYMSAEQIHQLLYTKQCMRISLATIYKILAFFESLDMVSTVLSYPSKMKKYKLKRAVHHDHLVCLTCGAIIRFCDTAIEAEQDEILASHKFTGTHHTLTLYGVCERCHNAQNSH, from the coding sequence TTGTCAGCGAACCTTTTAGAAGAGCAAGAGAATTTTTGCTCTTCTTCGTTTGAACACTTTTACACCCATTTTTTAAAACTGACTGCCAAAGCAGGGATTCGCCATTCGGCAAAACGTGAGCTTCTGCTTCGAGCACTCTATGAGTGCGATGTTTACATGAGTGCTGAACAGATCCATCAGCTGCTTTACACGAAGCAGTGCATGCGGATTTCGCTTGCCACCATTTATAAAATTCTGGCGTTTTTTGAGAGCCTTGATATGGTCAGTACGGTGCTGAGCTACCCTTCAAAGATGAAAAAATACAAACTAAAACGCGCCGTGCATCATGACCACTTGGTCTGCCTCACCTGTGGTGCCATCATCCGTTTTTGCGACACGGCTATCGAAGCGGAACAAGACGAAATACTCGCCTCCCATAAATTTACAGGAACCCATCATACGCTCACATTGTATGGTGTATGCGAAAGGTGCCACAATGCTCAAAATAGCCATTAA